From a single Cytophagales bacterium WSM2-2 genomic region:
- the sdhC gene encoding succinate dehydrogenase, whose translation MKWIIDLFTSTLGRKLMMALTGLFLISFLVIHCTINAMIFFNDGGETFSYWGHFMGTNPIIRTLEIGLVAGFLIHIIQGLLLWKANHAARPVKYSVSKAPSNSTWYSRSMGMLGTLLLLFLILHTSHFWIPNRTNQFTQGEELPLYKMMFEVFSNPWIVFFYVIGCVSLFWHLLHGFASAFQSLGLNHLKYNGIISFIGTAFSIIVPFIFALMPIAVYFRWID comes from the coding sequence ATGAAATGGATTATTGATCTTTTCACCAGTACCCTTGGAAGAAAACTGATGATGGCTCTTACGGGCTTATTCCTCATCAGCTTTTTGGTAATTCATTGCACCATAAACGCAATGATATTTTTTAATGACGGTGGCGAGACGTTTTCCTACTGGGGACACTTCATGGGCACCAATCCCATCATCCGCACGTTAGAAATCGGCTTGGTGGCCGGTTTTCTCATTCACATCATTCAAGGCCTTTTGCTTTGGAAAGCAAATCATGCTGCCCGTCCGGTAAAGTACAGCGTATCAAAAGCTCCTTCCAACAGCACTTGGTATAGCCGTAGCATGGGTATGCTGGGCACATTGCTTTTATTGTTTTTGATCTTGCACACCTCTCACTTCTGGATTCCTAACCGTACCAACCAGTTCACACAAGGAGAAGAGTTGCCTCTCTATAAGATGATGTTTGAAGTGTTTTCAAATCCATGGATCGTGTTTTTCTATGTGATTGGATGCGTGTCTTTGTTTTGGCATTTATTGCATGGTTTTGCCAGTGCATTTCAGTCGCTTGGTTTGAACCATCTAAAATATAATGGGATCATTTCCTTTATAGGTACAGCCTTTTCAATCATTGTGCCGTTCATCTTCGCCTTGATGCCGATAGCGGTATATTTCAGATGGATAGACTAA
- the sdhA gene encoding succinate dehydrogenase flavoprotein subunit has translation MKLESKVPEGPLAEKWTKHKFNLKLVNPANKRKYDVIVVGTGLAGASAAASLGELGYNVKAFCFQDSPRRAHSIAAQGGINAAKNYQNDGDSVYRLFYDTIKGGDYRAREANVYRLAEVSVNIIDQCVAQGVPFAREYGGLLANRSFGGAQVSRTFYARGQTGQQLLLGAYSALNRQIANGKVKMYSRTEMLDVVIVDGKARGIITRDLVTGKIESHSAHAVLLCTGGYGNVFYLSTNAKGSNVTAAWRAHKKGALFGNPCFTQIHPTCIPVSGDHQSKLTLMSESLRNDGRVWVPKTAVKGLKAKDAKTIAEGDRDYFLERKYPSFGNLVPRDVASRNAKMMCDEGRGVGATGLAVFLDFADAIKRDGKDTIAAKYGNLFDMYKQITGDDPYEMPMMIYPAVHYTMGGLWVDYNLMTTVPGLYSLGEANFSDHGANRLGASALMQGLADGYFVIPYTIGDYLANIGWNDKVGTDHPAFKEAMDGVNSRVNQLLSIKGKKTVDEFHRELGLLMWEYCGMSRSAEGLKTAKKKIQDLRNEFWKDVNVLGSANELNMELEKAGRVADFLELGELMVDDALNRGESCGGHFREESQTPEGEALRKDDEFTYAAAWEYKGENQQEALHKEELRFENVKLTQRSYK, from the coding sequence ATGAAGCTCGAATCAAAAGTTCCCGAAGGGCCGTTGGCCGAAAAGTGGACGAAACATAAATTCAACCTGAAGCTGGTCAATCCTGCCAACAAGAGAAAGTATGATGTGATTGTTGTCGGTACCGGTCTTGCCGGAGCGTCTGCAGCCGCATCACTCGGAGAGCTTGGATACAATGTTAAGGCATTCTGCTTTCAGGATAGCCCGCGAAGGGCTCACAGTATTGCTGCCCAGGGAGGTATTAATGCAGCCAAGAATTATCAAAACGATGGTGACAGCGTGTACCGTTTGTTTTATGATACGATCAAAGGTGGAGACTACCGCGCACGGGAGGCCAATGTATATCGCCTTGCCGAGGTGAGCGTTAATATTATTGACCAATGCGTAGCACAAGGCGTTCCTTTTGCCCGTGAGTATGGCGGTCTTTTGGCTAACCGTTCATTTGGTGGCGCTCAGGTTTCGAGAACATTCTATGCCCGCGGACAAACGGGACAGCAATTATTGTTGGGTGCCTATAGCGCACTGAACCGCCAGATTGCCAATGGCAAAGTAAAAATGTACAGTCGTACCGAAATGCTCGATGTGGTAATCGTGGATGGCAAAGCAAGAGGAATTATCACCCGTGATTTAGTTACAGGAAAAATAGAATCACACAGCGCTCATGCAGTTTTACTTTGCACTGGCGGATACGGAAACGTATTCTACCTTTCAACCAATGCCAAAGGTTCGAACGTAACAGCCGCCTGGCGTGCACACAAAAAAGGAGCGCTGTTTGGCAATCCTTGCTTCACGCAAATTCACCCCACATGTATCCCCGTGTCGGGAGATCATCAGTCCAAGCTAACGTTGATGTCTGAGTCACTTCGTAATGACGGACGCGTTTGGGTTCCCAAAACAGCAGTGAAAGGTCTTAAGGCAAAAGATGCGAAGACTATTGCTGAAGGAGACCGCGATTACTTCCTGGAAAGGAAATACCCTTCCTTCGGAAACCTGGTGCCGCGTGATGTAGCGTCACGCAATGCCAAAATGATGTGTGATGAAGGGCGCGGAGTAGGAGCAACCGGCCTCGCAGTATTCCTCGATTTTGCTGACGCGATCAAACGCGATGGAAAAGACACGATCGCTGCGAAATACGGTAACCTGTTCGATATGTATAAGCAGATCACTGGTGATGACCCTTATGAGATGCCGATGATGATTTATCCTGCGGTTCACTATACCATGGGTGGTCTTTGGGTTGACTATAATTTAATGACTACGGTTCCGGGATTGTATTCACTGGGTGAAGCTAATTTCTCTGACCATGGTGCAAACCGCCTCGGAGCAAGCGCGCTGATGCAAGGTTTGGCTGATGGTTATTTTGTGATTCCCTATACTATTGGTGATTATCTGGCCAATATTGGATGGAACGATAAAGTTGGAACCGATCACCCGGCATTTAAAGAAGCAATGGACGGTGTTAATTCGCGAGTCAATCAGCTATTGTCGATTAAAGGAAAGAAAACCGTAGATGAATTCCATCGGGAACTTGGATTATTGATGTGGGAATACTGTGGCATGTCGCGTAGTGCGGAAGGTTTGAAGACAGCGAAGAAGAAGATTCAAGACCTGCGAAATGAATTTTGGAAAGACGTAAATGTGCTGGGCAGTGCCAACGAATTAAATATGGAGTTGGAAAAAGCCGGTCGTGTTGCTGATTTCCTCGAACTAGGAGAGCTCATGGTAGACGATGCATTGAACCGTGGTGAATCCTGTGGAGGGCACTTCCGCGAAGAATCTCAGACTCCTGAAGGCGAAGCACTTCGCAAGGATGATGAGTTTACTTATGCCGCAGCTTGGGAGTATAAAGGTGAAAACCAGCAAGAAGCCCTTCACAAAGAAGAGTTGCGTTTTGAAAATGTTAAACTTACTCAACGCAGCTACAAATAA
- the sdhB_1 gene encoding succinate dehydrogenase: protein MKITLKVWRQKNNSTKGEFKTYAVDHASPDMSFLEMLDVLNTSLIKKGEDPIHFDHDCREGICGMCSLYINGRPHGPLQTTTCQLHMRTFKDGETITVEPWRAKAFPVIKDLVVDRTAFDRIQRAGGYISVNTGGVPDANEIPIPKKIADEAFDAAACIGCGACVAACKNASAMLFVSAKVSQLALLPQGKAEKNERVEKMVAQMDAEGFGACTNTRACEAECPKGISVTNIARMNREYFSAMLGSYEVTVSGGGD, encoded by the coding sequence ATGAAGATCACACTGAAAGTCTGGAGACAGAAAAACAACAGCACCAAGGGTGAATTTAAAACGTATGCAGTAGATCACGCTTCGCCTGACATGTCGTTTCTTGAAATGCTGGACGTATTGAATACCAGCCTTATCAAGAAAGGAGAAGACCCGATCCACTTCGATCACGATTGTCGTGAAGGGATTTGCGGAATGTGCAGCTTGTATATTAATGGCCGTCCGCATGGACCCTTGCAAACGACTACATGTCAGTTGCACATGCGAACTTTTAAGGACGGAGAAACAATTACAGTTGAACCATGGCGTGCAAAAGCTTTTCCAGTTATTAAAGACCTCGTAGTGGATCGTACTGCGTTTGATCGCATTCAACGTGCAGGTGGTTATATCAGCGTAAATACCGGTGGCGTTCCCGATGCAAACGAAATTCCAATTCCCAAAAAGATTGCGGATGAGGCATTTGATGCGGCCGCATGCATTGGGTGCGGAGCTTGTGTAGCCGCATGTAAGAACGCTTCTGCTATGCTGTTCGTCAGCGCTAAAGTATCCCAGTTAGCCCTTTTGCCTCAGGGCAAAGCCGAGAAAAACGAACGCGTGGAGAAGATGGTTGCTCAAATGGATGCCGAAGGCTTCGGAGCTTGCACCAATACGCGTGCCTGTGAAGCTGAGTGCCCGAAGGGAATTTCAGTGACCAATATCGCCCGAATGAACCGCGAATATTTCTCTGCTATGCTTGGCAGCTATGAGGTTACAGTTTCCGGTGGCGGAGACTAA
- the prsA gene encoding ribose-phosphate pyrophosphokinase — protein sequence MAVKIFSGSATTYLAEKIADAYGETLGKVNYQHFSDGEMSPYISESVRGHDVFLVQSTFAPSDNFMELLLMIDAARRASALNVNVIIPYFGYARQDRKDKPRVAIAAKLIANLLSAAGADRIMTCDLHADQIQGFFDIPLDHLDGNFIFVPYLKSLHLKDIMFASPDVGGIKRARSFAKFFDAELAVCDKYRKEANKIESMRLIGEVEGKDVVLVDDLVDTASTICKAASLLKEKGAKSVRAVCTHPVLSGKAYENIENSLLEEIVVTDTIPLKGTSSKIKVLTVSDLFAKAIRKIHDHESISSLFIRL from the coding sequence ATGGCTGTAAAAATCTTTTCAGGGAGCGCTACTACGTATCTGGCAGAGAAAATCGCAGATGCGTATGGCGAGACTTTGGGTAAAGTCAACTACCAGCACTTCAGCGATGGGGAGATGTCTCCTTATATATCAGAATCTGTTCGTGGCCATGATGTCTTCTTAGTCCAGTCTACGTTTGCACCTTCCGATAACTTCATGGAGCTGCTGCTGATGATTGATGCTGCCAGACGCGCCAGCGCATTGAACGTAAACGTTATTATTCCCTATTTCGGTTACGCCCGCCAGGATCGCAAAGACAAGCCCAGAGTTGCTATTGCAGCCAAGCTCATCGCCAACCTCCTTTCTGCTGCAGGTGCAGATCGTATCATGACTTGCGATCTCCATGCAGATCAGATCCAGGGATTTTTCGATATCCCCTTGGATCACCTGGATGGCAATTTTATTTTCGTTCCTTACCTGAAGTCTCTTCATTTGAAAGATATCATGTTTGCTTCGCCCGATGTGGGAGGGATCAAGCGCGCCCGTAGTTTTGCCAAGTTTTTTGATGCTGAACTGGCCGTATGTGACAAGTACCGAAAAGAGGCCAATAAAATTGAAAGTATGCGATTAATTGGTGAAGTGGAGGGAAAAGATGTGGTCCTTGTAGATGACCTGGTTGATACTGCGAGCACTATTTGTAAGGCTGCCTCACTCCTGAAAGAAAAAGGAGCAAAATCCGTTCGTGCCGTTTGTACGCACCCGGTGTTGTCGGGCAAAGCGTATGAAAATATCGAAAACTCACTATTGGAAGAAATTGTAGTTACAGACACGATCCCATTGAAAGGGACGTCTTCAAAAATTAAGGTATTGACGGTATCAGATCTTTTCGCAAAAGCTATTCGCAAGATTCATGATCACGAGTCAATCAGTTCGTTGTTTATCAGACTTTAA
- the rplY gene encoding 50S ribosomal protein L25 — MKTVEIIGYRRANLGKNDAQKVREEGHVPCVLYGGEKQVHFYSPVILFRDLVYTNEAHFVHLNIEGEECQAIMQEVQFHPVSEIILHVDFLRISDERKIKMDIPTRLVGQAPGVEKGGLLVRKRASLKVYAFPKDMPDHIDIDCSELDFHHAIKVGDMKIPNLEFLDPKAAAIAAVEVPRAAKMAEETAAATPAEGAAPAAGAAAPAAGAAPAADAKKAEAPKKDEKKK; from the coding sequence ATGAAAACTGTTGAGATTATAGGGTATCGAAGAGCAAATCTCGGCAAGAATGACGCCCAGAAAGTAAGGGAAGAAGGTCATGTGCCGTGTGTGCTGTATGGTGGAGAAAAGCAAGTGCATTTCTACTCACCTGTTATTCTGTTCCGCGATCTGGTGTATACCAACGAAGCGCACTTTGTTCACCTGAACATCGAAGGCGAAGAGTGCCAGGCAATCATGCAAGAGGTTCAATTTCACCCCGTGAGCGAAATCATCCTTCATGTGGATTTCCTGCGAATCAGTGATGAGCGAAAAATTAAAATGGACATCCCTACGCGTCTGGTAGGCCAGGCTCCTGGTGTGGAAAAAGGAGGCTTGCTGGTGAGAAAGCGTGCATCATTGAAAGTGTATGCATTCCCTAAAGACATGCCTGATCACATTGATATTGACTGTTCAGAACTTGACTTTCACCATGCGATCAAGGTGGGAGATATGAAAATCCCCAACCTGGAATTTTTGGATCCAAAAGCTGCCGCAATTGCTGCTGTCGAAGTGCCACGTGCTGCTAAAATGGCTGAAGAAACCGCTGCTGCGACTCCTGCTGAAGGTGCCGCTCCTGCAGCTGGTGCCGCTGCTCCTGCAGCCGGTGCTGCTCCCGCGGCTGACGCTAAGAAAGCTGAGGCTCCCAAAAAAGACGAGAAAAAGAAGTAA
- the pth gene encoding peptidyl-tRNA hydrolase: protein MKYLIAGLGNIGPEYELTRHNIGFLVLDRIADNQKIDFHKDRLADKAELKYKGRQIHLIKPTTYMNLSGKSIAYWMQDLKIPKENVLVIVDDIALPFGSLRMRTKGSSAGHNGLKNIELLLNGQDYTRLRFGIGNDYSKGQQVDFVLSNFSGDEIAGLPAIMDKAAEMVYSFCTIGAERTMNFFNS from the coding sequence ATGAAATATCTGATTGCAGGTTTGGGAAACATCGGGCCGGAATATGAGCTCACCCGTCACAATATCGGTTTTCTGGTTTTGGACAGGATAGCTGACAATCAGAAGATCGATTTTCATAAAGACCGGTTAGCTGATAAGGCAGAATTAAAATACAAGGGACGCCAGATTCACCTGATCAAGCCCACCACTTATATGAACCTCAGTGGTAAGTCTATTGCTTACTGGATGCAGGATTTAAAGATTCCAAAGGAAAATGTTCTGGTGATCGTGGATGACATTGCATTGCCGTTCGGCAGCCTTCGTATGCGTACGAAAGGGAGTTCAGCAGGTCACAATGGGTTGAAGAACATAGAGCTACTTCTCAACGGACAGGACTATACCCGCCTCCGGTTTGGAATCGGCAACGACTATTCGAAGGGGCAGCAGGTGGATTTTGTGCTCAGTAATTTTTCGGGTGATGAAATAGCTGGCCTTCCTGCAATAATGGACAAAGCCGCTGAAATGGTTTATTCTTTCTGTACGATCGGGGCGGAGAGGACCATGAATTTTTTTAATAGCTGA
- the bfeA gene encoding ligand-gated channel, which translates to MKKILLMIIFSSFALHGQSQSRLVTGVVTSSIDGIVVAGANIQVKGTGSGTVTDSEGKFSVSVPNDATFLVISFIGYQTLEIPIPSSSYIAIVLRGNVEELQEVVVSVGRGSQRTFTDTPLPVDNITIKELISTGQPSFDKALQYKVPSFNSVNTPVNDATSLYDPYELRNLGPSRTLILINGKRKNLTSLVYTQPSPGRGETGADLSAIPQDAIKRVEILRDGASAQYGSDAIAGVVNVILKDRFDASTLRLTTGITSRGDGGNYGINYNSGSNIGRKGFINYHIAFLRQQRAVRSGNIDPVAETDPVFGFGDGLDASGNIASTPLNDNILSFLKRFPDGRNINATTDNTSAKFLINMSIPLNEKTEFYANAAYIYRKALSFANYRQPYWKLDYGLLHTVDGAGINYTGDNTTDVNNVPIYNGYVGYIPTFEGDLNDYNATMGLKSTSESGWKQDMSLTVGGNKMLFTVNHTVNHDLNFDSPVSFKPGGFSFRHMVGNIDISKSLSDKIFLGVGTEFRAESWQQIAGDAASYFGEGANSFAGYPEKNAINTSRLNIGGYVDLGFDITDSFFVGVTGRSEKYSDFGNTNIGKINSRLKLIDDKLTLRASVSNGFRAPTLAQYNLSLNQASLSGGNIVIQGLANNYSREAAVLGVPKLRPETSTNITFGLGLNPSSNFSLTLDYYSIDIKDRIVYSALVKTGVSPELDALLAQAKSTGISFFINGAHTQTRGIDLVASLRKLSLGTSTLNLNFAGNYVMKNDLIGSYQVPPLIANAGGTIFTRTEQAVMLTSRPKYKYILGAELLAKKWTFNVNNTYVGPAYFSNVAYADFDQLDNIQTAFDPRLLTDMTIGFDLNSKTSFSMTISNLLDVYPKYKLQALNANGENFLKDPAQARLLMGDLTFNGRYSVMTGDAAHLNQLGRTFLGQMIFKF; encoded by the coding sequence ATGAAAAAAATATTACTGATGATTATTTTTTCATCATTTGCTCTGCATGGCCAATCACAATCTCGATTAGTGACTGGAGTTGTCACATCTTCGATTGATGGAATTGTTGTAGCCGGAGCCAACATCCAGGTAAAGGGTACAGGCAGTGGTACGGTCACGGATTCCGAGGGAAAATTTTCCGTATCGGTGCCCAATGATGCAACCTTTCTTGTTATTTCATTTATCGGATACCAAACCCTGGAAATTCCTATCCCTTCGTCCAGCTACATTGCAATTGTTTTACGTGGCAATGTTGAAGAGTTGCAAGAAGTAGTTGTTTCCGTTGGGCGAGGGTCGCAACGAACTTTTACAGACACGCCTCTTCCGGTCGATAATATTACGATCAAGGAATTGATTAGCACTGGTCAGCCCAGTTTTGATAAGGCACTCCAGTACAAAGTTCCGTCTTTTAATTCTGTTAATACTCCAGTGAACGATGCGACTTCGTTGTACGACCCATATGAACTCCGGAACCTTGGTCCGAGCAGAACTTTAATCCTCATCAACGGTAAGCGAAAGAATTTGACTTCGCTGGTCTACACGCAACCGTCACCCGGAAGAGGAGAAACAGGAGCCGACCTGTCAGCGATTCCTCAGGACGCAATCAAGCGCGTGGAAATTTTACGGGACGGTGCTTCGGCTCAATATGGTTCAGATGCAATTGCTGGTGTCGTTAACGTAATTCTTAAAGATCGTTTTGACGCTTCAACCTTGCGGCTCACGACAGGAATTACCTCACGTGGAGACGGAGGAAATTATGGAATTAATTATAACAGCGGATCCAACATCGGTAGAAAAGGATTTATTAATTATCACATTGCTTTCCTGCGCCAGCAGCGTGCTGTGCGATCGGGTAACATAGATCCAGTTGCTGAGACTGATCCTGTTTTCGGATTTGGTGACGGTTTGGACGCTTCAGGGAATATCGCATCAACACCACTCAATGATAATATCCTGAGTTTTCTGAAGCGTTTTCCCGATGGTCGCAATATCAATGCAACGACCGATAATACATCAGCAAAGTTCTTGATCAACATGTCTATTCCCTTAAATGAGAAAACCGAATTTTATGCTAATGCCGCTTATATCTACAGGAAGGCATTGAGCTTTGCCAACTATAGACAACCTTACTGGAAGCTGGACTATGGACTGTTGCATACGGTGGATGGTGCAGGTATAAATTATACCGGAGACAATACTACAGACGTCAATAATGTCCCCATCTATAACGGATACGTGGGCTACATTCCAACTTTTGAAGGTGATTTGAATGACTATAACGCCACAATGGGTTTAAAGTCAACTTCCGAAAGCGGATGGAAGCAGGACATGAGCCTCACTGTTGGCGGAAACAAAATGTTGTTTACTGTGAATCATACAGTTAACCATGACCTTAATTTCGACAGCCCTGTGTCGTTTAAGCCAGGTGGTTTTTCGTTCCGTCACATGGTTGGAAATATTGATATTTCGAAATCGCTAAGTGACAAAATTTTCCTGGGAGTTGGTACTGAATTCAGAGCTGAAAGCTGGCAGCAAATTGCCGGTGATGCCGCTTCGTATTTTGGTGAGGGAGCTAACTCATTTGCAGGATACCCCGAAAAAAATGCAATTAATACTTCACGCCTCAACATCGGCGGTTATGTTGATTTGGGGTTTGATATCACCGATAGTTTCTTCGTTGGTGTAACAGGCCGTAGCGAAAAGTACAGTGATTTTGGTAATACTAATATTGGAAAGATTAATTCCCGACTTAAATTAATTGATGACAAGCTTACACTCCGTGCATCAGTCTCTAATGGATTCAGGGCACCGACATTGGCGCAGTACAATTTGTCTCTGAACCAAGCCTCGCTTTCCGGAGGTAACATTGTGATACAGGGCCTGGCTAATAACTATAGTCGTGAAGCGGCCGTATTGGGAGTTCCCAAGCTGCGACCTGAGACGTCTACCAATATTACTTTCGGTTTAGGCTTAAATCCGTCATCCAATTTTTCACTCACGCTTGATTACTACAGCATTGATATCAAAGATCGTATTGTTTACAGCGCACTCGTTAAGACAGGCGTAAGCCCCGAACTGGATGCTTTACTTGCACAAGCTAAATCTACTGGAATTAGTTTTTTTATAAACGGAGCACATACACAGACGCGGGGTATTGACCTGGTCGCAAGCCTTCGGAAACTTAGTCTCGGTACAAGCACGCTTAATCTGAATTTTGCCGGGAACTATGTTATGAAAAATGACTTGATTGGATCATACCAGGTACCACCGCTCATTGCTAATGCCGGGGGCACCATTTTTACCCGGACGGAACAAGCAGTCATGCTTACGAGCAGGCCCAAATACAAATACATTTTGGGCGCAGAGCTCCTGGCTAAAAAGTGGACCTTTAACGTCAACAACACCTACGTTGGCCCGGCTTACTTCAGTAATGTAGCCTATGCAGATTTTGATCAGTTAGATAATATTCAAACAGCGTTCGATCCACGCCTTCTTACTGATATGACGATCGGTTTTGATTTAAATTCTAAGACTTCGTTTTCAATGACGATTTCAAACCTGTTGGATGTGTATCCCAAGTATAAATTACAGGCATTAAATGCTAATGGAGAAAATTTCCTTAAAGATCCAGCCCAGGCAAGGCTGTTGATGGGAGATTTGACTTTCAATGGAAGGTATTCCGTTATGACAGGAGATGCTGCACATTTAAATCAGCTTGGTAGAACTTTCCTGGGACAGATGATATTCAAATTTTAA